The stretch of DNA GAAATCGAGCTTCATGAGGGGGAGGAATATGCGTTCCGTCGCCTTGCCCATGTAGCAGTCTTCCATCGGCGGCTTTCCTACTATAGTTGCCGGGTATATAATATCTCTTCTGTGAGTCACGGCGGTGACATGAAAAACAGGGTAGTAGTCGGCGGCTGAGTAAAAGCCGGTGTGGTCTCCAAACGGACCTTCGATGCGCATCTCACCCGGGTCGAGATAGCCCTCGATAACGAGCTCGCTGTTTGCCGGAACCTCGATATCGGAGGTGACGCACTTCACCATCTCGACCGGCTCCCTCCGTAAGAAACCGGCAAAGAGCATCTCGTCTATCGCTTCGGGAAGAGGGGCGCTTGCAGCGTACATGACCGCGGGATCGCTGCCGACCGCGATCGCGGCAGGCATCCTCTCGTTCCGGTTCTTGTATTTATCGAAGTGCCTCGCCCCGTCCTTATGTATGTGCCAGTGCATTCCGGTCGTTGTCTTGTCGTATACATGAATCCTGTACATGCCGCAGTTCGGCCGACCTGATTCGGGATCTCTCGTGAAGACCATCGGCAAGGTGATGAATCTCCCCTCGTCGGTCGGCTGGCCGTCACCGGGCCAGCACTTGATTATCGGGAATATCCTGAGATCGGGGTCCTTTTCGACGACCTCCTGGCATGGCGCGCTCTTCACCGTTTTCGGTACGTAGCGGGAAAACTCAAAGAGCTTAGGCAGCATCGCGAGCTTTTCGATCAATGTCTTCGGCGGGGTCTGCGTCAGCAGTTCCTCTATCCGCTTTGCCACGTCATCGAGCCTTTCTACCTCGAGGGCGAGGCCCATCCTTTCGAAGGAGCCGAAGAGGTTCGTCACGACAGGATACTGTGAGCCCTTCACCTTCTCAAAGAAGACCGCCTTTCCGCCCTGCGGGCTCTTGCAGAGCCTGTCCGTAATTTCGGTGATTTCGAGGAGGGGGTCGACCTCGACCCTTATCCTGTGGAGGAGTCCTTTCTTTTCGAGAAGCGAGATAAATTCCCTCAGGTCCCTGTATGCCATGGGGAATAATAACACGTTCATGAACTGTCTATCCACTTCGACGGTGTCATCGATAATTCGGACTTCTCTCTTGACTGGAGGGAAGAAGGGAAGTGATAATAGAGCGGCGGGATTTTTGAACCCTGAAGCATAGCTTACAGGAAAGAGGAACTGAGAGTGGCAGATAAGGTCTTTCGTTTCTGGAATCATAAATACAGCGATGAAGTAAAGCTCCTCAGGCATGGAAACAGAGAGCTTGCAGCTATTATCGGCTGGGGCGGGATCGAGGTTTTCGACCCGGGTATCGACGTCTTCGAGCTCGGCCATGCCTATGCACTCGCTTTTCGTGACAGCTCCTGCGGCCAGTGCGTCCCTTGCAGGATCGGGACTACACGGTTAGTCGAGATATTCGGGAGGATAAAGAACGGGGATGGAAAACCCTCGGATATCGAAGATATAAAGGCCCTCTCGATTACCATGTCTCAGGCGTCTCTCTGCGAGATAGGGCTCAGTTCCCCCGAGGTCTTTCTCTATCTCATCGGACAGTTCCATGACAGGTTCGAGGCCGCGATAAAAGGGAGTGACGAGCCGAGAGGCGGCTATGTCTATAAATCGATCGTCACCGCTCCCTGCATGCAGGCGTGCCCCATACATCTCGACATCCCGAAATACATAGAAGAGATAAAGTTCGGAAGATTCCAGGAATCTCTCAACGTGATACGGCAGAGACTTCCTTTGCCCGGCGTGGTCGGCCGGGTCTGCGTGAGGCCCTGTGAATTCAACTGCAGGAGGGGGCTCGTCGACGAGCCGATACAGATAAAACATCTGAAGAGGTTTGTCGCGGACTATGAGATTGAGAACGCCGGGAAACTTCAATGGAACAAGCCGGAAGAGAGGGCATTCTATGAGCGTTCGAGGGACATGAGCCCGGGACCGGAAAAGAAGGAACCGAACGGCATCCCTGTGGCGATCATCGGAGCGGGACCGTCGGGGCTCACCTGCGCCCATTTCTTGGCATTTAACGGATACGATGTGACCATTTTCGAGATGCTCCCTGAACCGGGAGGAATGGCTGCCGTGGGGATTCCTGATTATCGGCTTCCGAGGGAGATTCTGCGGGGTGAAGTGGAGGCGATCGAGAAACTCGGCGTCAAGATTATCTACGGCAAGGGTCTCGGCATCGATTTCACGCTCGAGGACCTCGAAAGAGAAGGGTACGGGGCTATTTTTATCGGCATGGGCTGCCACTGTCACAAGCAGATGGGGATAGAGGGAGAAGACAAGGGATATCACGGCTACGTGCCCGGCGTCTATTTCCTGAGAAACGTGAACCTCGGTCTTCTCGACGAGATACCGAAGGGGAAGAAGATCGTCGTTGTCGGAGGGGGAAATGTTGCCATAGACTGTGTCCGTATAGCCTTCCGGGTCGGTTTCGAAGAGTCCCATATCGTTTACAGAAGATCGAGGAAAGAGATGCCCGCAGACGCGGTAGAGATACACGATGCCGAGGAAGAAGGAGTTCAGTTCCATTTCCTGACGGCGCCGAAGAGAATCATCGGCGAAGAGGGAAGGGTGAGGGGACTTGAATGCCTCCGAATGGAACTCGGCGAACCGGATGCCTCGGGAAGGCGAAGACCTGTTGAAGTCCCGGGGTCTGAGTTCGTAATCGAGGCTGACGTGGTTGTAGCCGCAATCGGGCAGGAAGGAGACTTCTCCTGCATGTGCAATCTTCCGGGAGTCGATGTCTCCCCGAAGGGTGCGATCATCGTTGACGAAAACCTCATGACGACGAGGAAGGGCGTCTTTGCGGGAGGGGACTGTATCACCGGGCCCGATGTCCTTATCAGGGCGTGCGCGCACGGGAGGAGAATAGCACTGAAGATAGACAGATTCCTCAAGGAGGGGAGGATCGAAGTCTTTGAAGAAGAGAAAGACGAAAAGTTTCTCGACGGACTGCGGGTCTTCGACCCCTACGAGAAGATTCCCCTTCCCGGCGGCACGATCCGGATGCCGATAAAACATGAACCGCCTTCGGAGAGGAAGAAAGACTTCCGGGAGGTGGACAGGGGGTTTACCCATCGCGAGGCTGTCGCCGAGGCTACAAGGTGTCTCCGCTGTTACCGGGTGGTCACCTATGCATACAAAGAAGAAGCGACCGCTGATAGTAGTAAGTAAGGGGTTGGCTGCATTCATTTTCGAGTAAAGGGAGGGAAACATGACGATATGGAAATGCAACAAGTGTGGCAATACGATAAATGCTGATGTTCCCCCGGATGTCTGCCCGTCCTGTAAGGAGAAGTGTGAATACGTTGACGTTACCTGTTACATCCCCGAATGCGGAGGCCCGGAATCGGGTAACATAAATCCTCATGTCTTCGAGGATAGCCGTAAATCGGACGAATAGAAGAGAAATCTTCGAAGTGCGATCTATCAACCCCGCGGAATCACGCAACAGTTCAAATCAAGAGTCCTTATCATCGAGCGACCGGGTCGGACATCGCCCCTGTCAGTTCTCATCTTTCTTTCAGAAATCCTCACCTTCTTTTGATATACTTGCTATGAGAGGGTTTTCAGCGCGAAATCGATAATAGATATCGGAGGGGAGAGAAGGGGGGAACCATGAGAAACGTTTCGGTGGGCATCTGCCTCGTGATAGTATCGCTCACATGGGCTTTCTGGATTCCTCGGGCAGACGCATTCCCGGGTTTTTTTACGTCTAACTGTCTGACCTGTCACAACACGCTTTCGACTTGCAACGGATGTCACGCGCACGGTGTGCACTCGTCGATCGCAAAAAACGATATCAATATTGCGGGAACGACGGACAAGACAGTGTATGCACCGGGCGAGACGGTCAGTGTCACGCTAAACGGGGGATATCGAACGGGATGGATCCGTGCGATTCTCTATGATGAGACGATGAAGGAATTGGCGCGGAGCACAGGCACGGTACCTCAGGGTGCCATAGCTCCCTGTTGCGGTCCGGGGTATCCGATTACCTTAACCGCTACGGCACCGACGGCAGCGGGAACATACCTATGGAATGTGGCCTGGTACGGCAACAAGTTTGATCTGACCGATTCCGGTGTGGGCGCTACATTCTTCGGCCCCCAATGGACACCCGATCCGAACAATCCGAATCATGGCCAGGAGATTGTTAGCGTCACAGCCTTTACCGTTGTTGGCCCTACGCCTACGCCTACACCCACACCTACGCCCACACCTACGCCGATTCAGCCCGGGCCGGTTTCTCCGACTCCGACTCCTACACCAGGCCCAACACCAGGACCTGCGCCTTCGTCTCCGGTTCTGCAGCTTCCTGTAGGCCAGCAGATTTTCCCCTATCCCTCCGTTGCAACCCCGATCGTGAGTGCGGATCCCTCCCTGGCTCAGCCGGTAGGTATCGGCTCTCTCGCCCAAAGGGGAGATACACTCACCGTTCAACTCGCATTGGCCGGGTTTGCGAATGCCGTTGATATTTACTGTGCATTCATGGTTTCGACAGACCCCGGCACGGTCTCTAACGTGAAACCTGACCTCGGCTTTCAGTCCTTCACGATTCAAGAGATCCTGCAGGCGATCGCGTCCGGCCTTCCTCCAGCGGGGATTGTTCCTTTCATGTCGCATGTGACGTCGGCAGTGAATACTACGCTCTTTGCGGAAATCCCCGCATCGAGCCTCGCTCCGGGAACCTATACGATCTTTCTCCTCGCTGCGCCTTCTTCGACGTATAGCGCCATGATGGTGAGGCCTTTGGGCGGAGTGAGTAACTTCTACTTATGGGAAACTACGTTTACGATAGGCTGATCGTCGGTTCTGATGCTCCCATCAGCGGGAAAGGCGGAAGGGTAGACGATTGTGGTAGTAGTCCCCAATGTCGTCCGTAGGGGAGAGCGGGGCGGTTTGACATGAAATCCCCATCGCCTTCGGGGAAGCTGAGGATAGGACATCTCTCAACCTTTTATCACACCGCCATCCTCCTCATGGCAGAAGGCCGACTCGGGAAAGATATCGGTCTCGACGTCGAATGGCGGTTGTTCGGAACAGGCCCGGCCATGGTGGCGGCCTTTGAAAAGGGTGAGCTCGATCTCGCTTACATCGGTCTGCCCCCTGCGATTATCGGGATAAGCAGGGGTGTCAGGATCGTCTGCATCGCGGGGGGGCATGTTGAAGGCACGGTCATTTCCGGAAATAAGGGGTCTGTCGGCTTTCCCGAGTTCCAAGATTTGGGAGCCATCCTGGATCAGTTCAGGGGAAGAAACATCGGTGTACCGGGAAACGGCTCGATTCATGACGTGATCCTCGCGGAGTGCCTCGAGAGGTATCGTCTCAGGGAAGAGGTCGAGGTCGTCCATTATCAATGGTCGGATGAAGTGACCGAGGCTATCGTCAAGGGTAACCTCGCTGCCGCTGTCGGAACTCCTGCCTTAGCTATCGCGATTCAGCATTATGCGGATGGCCGGATACTCTATCCGCCCTCGTTGCTCTGGCCGAACAATCCGAGCTATGGAATCATCGCTGACAGGAACTATCTCCGTAATGAAGGGGAAGGGGTGGAGAAATTTCTCGTCCGCCATGAAGATGCCACCTCTCTCATCAGAGACAGACCCGGGCTCGCTGCAGAGATAATCGCGGGCTATGTCGGTTTCATCGATAAAGAATTTGTCATGGACACGCTCCGGGTATCGCCGAAATATTGTGCCCAGCTGACAGAAGATTATATCTTTTCGACGATGGAGTTCGTTCGGGTGCTGAAGAGACTCGGGTATGTCGACCGAGAGATTCCGTCGGAAGAGATCTTCGATACCACGATGATTCATGCCCTTCATCCTTCAAAGGACCATTACGGAGACGGTATTGCCGACAGCAGGATGGAACCGTGAGGAGGTCGCCGCGGTGAGGCATCGATAATCTGGTATAATAGAGTTAGTAAAGAAACAATGGAGGTGAAGGCGTATGTTTGAAGGACTCTTTCAGCCGATGCACCTGATCATCATCCTCGCGATCGCGCTGATCATATTCGGCCCCGGTAAACTGCCGCAGATCGGTGCGGGCCTCGGGCAGAGTATACGAGAATTCAAGAAGGCTCTCTCCCCCGACGATAAGGATAAGAGTTCGGTTCCGGAGAAGAGAGCGGCTACTGAATCGGACACAAAAAACGAGAAGACATAACGTTCCCTGCCCGCAGTTTTGTGGTCTCCTTTTCTTTATTCTGCTTGCGCGGGTGATGCGAAGAACCGTGCGCCGAAAGGGTAATGTTGATCCTTACCCCCTGTTCCTTCCATCTATAGCTCTCTCGAACATAGGGCATTTCTGTGGTATAGTTAAAAAAATGGCTCGGAGGTAATGAAATACGATGACAGAAAAAGAGAGGCCCCTGCCGAAACCCCCGTCTTCCGCTTTCGGAGGAAGGAGACGTCATGAGGAGGTTGAAGGCGAACCTCCCCTCATGGCTGACCAGATGTTTGCGGCGGTGGCTGAAGGAAAGATCGAGGAATTTCTGCAGCGGGAGATGCCTGATAACGAGCATGCCAGAACTCTCGCCATGATGATGATGGGGATGTCGGGAATGTTGCCGCCTCCGGGTCTTCCGTCCGCTCAGAGAGAAGAGATCGGAGAAGAGGCCGGGAAATCCCGCATTGGTGCAGCTGCTCAGGAGCCGTCTTCGGGGGTTCAGCCGCCTGAAGAAGTCCTGAAAGCGATCGAGTCGGGTGATGTGAAGGGTCTCATGGGACTTCTCGAACGGGAACAGGAAAAGCGGAATCCGGATACAGGGAACAGAGTCGCGGCTGCAAAAGGGACGGAAGACAGCCTCGGCCTGAGTGGGGTCGAAAAGGAGGTTATCGATAGGCTGATCGAAATCGCCTCGGAGAACAATCTCACGCTTGACTGGATAGTCCTGAGGGCCCTCAGACTCTATGCAGAGGAGTACGGGAAGACGGGCAGGCTGTGAGAGCCGCACGGGAATAGTTGAAGAATTGACGGAGGAGAAATGGAAGGAAAGAAGGTCACGGAGAGCAGCGTCACGATCGCGCAAGTCATGATTCCGCAGGACGCAAACCCTGCCGGTAACATCCATGGAGGTGTTATCATGAAGCTGATCGATACGACCGCAGCTGTTGTCGCGAGCCGCCACGCCCGGGCAAATACCGTGACCGTCTCGATTGACAGGCTCGATTTTCACAGCCCGGTCCTTATCGGCGACCTTCTTTTCAGTAAGGGCAGCCTGAACCTGGTCGGCAGGACTTCCATGGAGGTCGGCGTCAGGGTGGAATCAGAGAACCTCATGACAGGGGAAGTCAGGCATACCGCATCCGCCTATCTGACGTTTGTAGCCCTTGACAAGAACGGGCGACCTCAGCAGGTTCCTCCTCTTGTGATCGAGACGGAAGAAGATATCCGGCGGAACCGGGAGGCGAAGCTGAGAAGGGATTATCGCCTGGCCGAGCGGAGGCAAGAAGCGAAGTGTCAACTCGAACCGTCGAGCTGCAAATGAAAGACCGTCGCAGTGGCGGAGGAGTAACCTGTAGGCTTCGATCGGGTAGAGGGCTGGTGTCCGTGGCGATCTCTCTCGTCGTAACAATCCTGTCACTATTGACAGGGCTGCCTCATTTCGAGGGCGCATTCTGT from Thermodesulfovibrionales bacterium encodes:
- a CDS encoding FAD-dependent oxidoreductase yields the protein MADKVFRFWNHKYSDEVKLLRHGNRELAAIIGWGGIEVFDPGIDVFELGHAYALAFRDSSCGQCVPCRIGTTRLVEIFGRIKNGDGKPSDIEDIKALSITMSQASLCEIGLSSPEVFLYLIGQFHDRFEAAIKGSDEPRGGYVYKSIVTAPCMQACPIHLDIPKYIEEIKFGRFQESLNVIRQRLPLPGVVGRVCVRPCEFNCRRGLVDEPIQIKHLKRFVADYEIENAGKLQWNKPEERAFYERSRDMSPGPEKKEPNGIPVAIIGAGPSGLTCAHFLAFNGYDVTIFEMLPEPGGMAAVGIPDYRLPREILRGEVEAIEKLGVKIIYGKGLGIDFTLEDLEREGYGAIFIGMGCHCHKQMGIEGEDKGYHGYVPGVYFLRNVNLGLLDEIPKGKKIVVVGGGNVAIDCVRIAFRVGFEESHIVYRRSRKEMPADAVEIHDAEEEGVQFHFLTAPKRIIGEEGRVRGLECLRMELGEPDASGRRRPVEVPGSEFVIEADVVVAAIGQEGDFSCMCNLPGVDVSPKGAIIVDENLMTTRKGVFAGGDCITGPDVLIRACAHGRRIALKIDRFLKEGRIEVFEEEKDEKFLDGLRVFDPYEKIPLPGGTIRMPIKHEPPSERKKDFREVDRGFTHREAVAEATRCLRCYRVVTYAYKEEATADSSK
- a CDS encoding UbiD family decarboxylase, which encodes MNVLLFPMAYRDLREFISLLEKKGLLHRIRVEVDPLLEITEITDRLCKSPQGGKAVFFEKVKGSQYPVVTNLFGSFERMGLALEVERLDDVAKRIEELLTQTPPKTLIEKLAMLPKLFEFSRYVPKTVKSAPCQEVVEKDPDLRIFPIIKCWPGDGQPTDEGRFITLPMVFTRDPESGRPNCGMYRIHVYDKTTTGMHWHIHKDGARHFDKYKNRNERMPAAIAVGSDPAVMYAASAPLPEAIDEMLFAGFLRREPVEMVKCVTSDIEVPANSELVIEGYLDPGEMRIEGPFGDHTGFYSAADYYPVFHVTAVTHRRDIIYPATIVGKPPMEDCYMGKATERIFLPLMKLDF
- a CDS encoding acyl-CoA thioesterase, with protein sequence MEGKKVTESSVTIAQVMIPQDANPAGNIHGGVIMKLIDTTAAVVASRHARANTVTVSIDRLDFHSPVLIGDLLFSKGSLNLVGRTSMEVGVRVESENLMTGEVRHTASAYLTFVALDKNGRPQQVPPLVIETEEDIRRNREAKLRRDYRLAERRQEAKCQLEPSSCK
- the tatA gene encoding twin-arginine translocase TatA/TatE family subunit, which produces MFEGLFQPMHLIIILAIALIIFGPGKLPQIGAGLGQSIREFKKALSPDDKDKSSVPEKRAATESDTKNEKT
- a CDS encoding ABC transporter substrate-binding protein encodes the protein MKSPSPSGKLRIGHLSTFYHTAILLMAEGRLGKDIGLDVEWRLFGTGPAMVAAFEKGELDLAYIGLPPAIIGISRGVRIVCIAGGHVEGTVISGNKGSVGFPEFQDLGAILDQFRGRNIGVPGNGSIHDVILAECLERYRLREEVEVVHYQWSDEVTEAIVKGNLAAAVGTPALAIAIQHYADGRILYPPSLLWPNNPSYGIIADRNYLRNEGEGVEKFLVRHEDATSLIRDRPGLAAEIIAGYVGFIDKEFVMDTLRVSPKYCAQLTEDYIFSTMEFVRVLKRLGYVDREIPSEEIFDTTMIHALHPSKDHYGDGIADSRMEP